The DNA window CCCTCATGTCCCGCTGTGCCCCCCAAGTTCCCCTGTATCCCTGCTTCCGCCCTGTGTCTTCCCCCATGACCCCAGTGTACCCCTACATCCCCATTTCCCCTACCCATCTCTCCCTGTGTCCTCCCATGTCTCCTCTGCGTTCTCCTGTACCCTGCCATGTTCCCTGTGCCCTCCAATGTCTTcctcccatccctgttcccccatgtcccccacGTCCCTCCATGTCCTCCTGTATCCCCTATGTCCACCCTTGtgtccccctctccctgtgtccccttgtgtccccccagtccccctTGCTCCCACCCAGGAGCAGTTGTCACAGGTGAGGTCCCCACAGGGGACGTCGAAGGCCACCAggtcccctcctgctcctgctcctgtcgGAACTCCCGGAGCCACCGGAGCAGCAGGGTCAGCTGCACATCACGGATGGTGGCACGGCCTGGAacagggacacacggacatGGACACACggacatggggggacacagaCACTGACACGGTGTCAccacccagcccagcactgccgGGACCCCCGGAGCCAGCAGAGCACCAGGGGCAGCTGCATGTCACAGGTGTTGGTGTCAGCTGGGACAAGGGACACACGGACGTGGACACAGGGAGACAGGGACACACGGACGCACACCGGGTCCCCCCCCATGCTGTCAGTGCAGGAGCCTGAAGGTGGGTGCAGCAGATGTTCCCCATGACACGCTGCCCCCGCACCGACCCCAGCAGCACCCGGGGGAGAAGTGACACACGTGTCACCTCAGGGCGTCACCACCCTCCGCCCTCCGCTCAGGTGCCCCCCCTCACCTGTGCACCCCGCGGCACCTCGCGCCCCAGTCACGCAACCACCGCACCCGCTGCGCCGTGGTGGGCGCGGGGCCAGAGGCGGGTCCAGCGCCCACCAACCGGGGACCAGCAGCCCCCCGGCCACCGCGGCCAGCACGGCCAGCGccgggctggggaagggggacTCCGGCAGCCTGGCGGGGGGTGGCCACGGTATCGGGGCGTCGGCGAGGAGCGCGGTGTCCCCCGGCTCCTGCGCGGGGGCTCCGGCACAGGAGGCACAACCTGCGGGAGAGAGACCCCGGGGAGGGCAGCGGGGACGGCCACTCCCTGCCAGATCCAGCCACCACTGCGACAAATAGCCGGGACAGGACCCACCCcccagttccaacctcccctGTGAGAATGTCCCAGAGCCGAGACTgtcccccacctccccaggaTCGCCTCCCGCATCCTTGGGCTCGGCTGGAAAAGACGAGAAGCAGCCGTCGGGAGCTGCTGGGGGGAagcggggggcggcggggctggcACGGGACTTCCCCCCGCCTTGTCCCTGCAGGGTCCCCACGGGTTCCCCGGACCCCCGGTGAGCACAGCCGGGGGCCACTTGTGCCGCTCCCCGTGGCCGTGCCACGTTCCCGGCCACCCGCCTCTCACCTCCGCACGCCGCGGTCCCGGCGGTCACCGCCTGCACCTCTCCGGTGGGGCCGGAACCGCCGCCGCCTCCCAATGGCCAAGGGCTGTCGGGGGGCACCGCTTGCCGTGGGCTCCTCACGCCCGGGAGCTCCACGTGTCAGGGACATCCGCTGGCCAGGGAGTCATTCGCACACGTCCAGTTGCCGCCCGGCCGCATTCCTGCCACGGGTGCGTGGCAAAGGCCATCCCCGGCCCGCAGCCCCACGAGGCGCAGACGACCGGGGTACCGGGGCACCGTGTGCGGGAGCCGGGCGGTGGTCACGGGAGCCGGGCGGTGGCCACGGGAGCCGGTGGCTACTGAGCTGGCGCTGCACCTCCGGCCAGAGACATCCCGACCGGTTCTCCCAGGTCTGCTCCTGACCAAATGGCTCGAGGCCACGGCAGTGGccggcgaggaggaggaggacagggaggttGTTGTCTAAAAGCAGCACGTAAAGGAAACCTTTAAGACTCAATTTGTGAGTTTTAGGACCCGTGATGTGCTGCACGGTCACAGCACACCGGGTGGCCTGGGAATCAGTttgattattaatttttcattccctgcattcctgttaCATATTCATGACATTTCCCAATGCTTATTGGCATATATGAATGTCCTTATAAGGTCTCTGAGCATCTTTATCGGTGGTCATCTTTGTCTGGAGCCTCCAAAGTTCTAAGTTACACAATTCTCTCCAAGACAATGCACCTGGTTGTACAGTAACTGGATGTTGCTGTCAGGACTTAAAgaatacagttaattttctcaAAACACTGTCAGAGAAGGAAATTCCCAGAAGATAAGCCACCAGGACAGGAACTTGTGACAAGAGCAGATGGCAACAACAGGAACCTGGCCCGGTAAGGCAGATCTGGGTAAGCCACTTGaacaaaaattcccactgtggaAAACTGTGAGAAGAGAAAGCATTAATTCCAGACCTAAATGAAAGTTGGAAATTAGCACACCAGACAAAATTCCACTGTGCAAgctgtgggaaagaaaacaactgctTACACCTATGCCATTTCAAGTTTTGGGAACATCTGACACACCCTGTGAATATCCAAGACTTGACTGTATATTTCTACCTCCCTCTCTCTACCTCATATTTacagttaaataaaatccatactaTTGATTTTGGCATATGGTCTCATTTTCACGTTAATTCAGGCAGAAGCATCTTTTAATAATCGGATCCTAACAGTTGCTTAGCTGGCTGCCTAAGTTCCCTTCTTGTTGTTTCTTTACTTTGCTTGCCTGGTTATAGAGTAACTGGGTTAGTCCCTTTAAATCACTTAGTTCAGCTAAAGGTCGTTCCTATGGCACATTCCACAGCAAATACTATCACTTCTTAAACCACGATGTCAGGGTCGAGTGAGTgagtggggcaggagcagccacgGCACCTCCAGCATGGGGGTGACACCCATGGGATTGATCTCCCCCCACCTCACCTTGCACAGACCCAGCACGGGGTCCACACCACCCCCTCACCAACCACGTGCCTCCACCTGAGGGGCCTTGGTTCTGCTGGCACAGTTTGACGTGGTGTGACAAGGTGTGCCACAGTGAGATGCAGTGTGACAAGGTGTGCCACGGGGTGACACGGCTGGTGGGTTCCCTCTGGGCTGGGTTGACTCTGAGCTGccacttccccttccccttcccttccccttcccatcgTCAGCAGTGAGCAGCCCCACAGATGGGCAGGGAGAGGTCCATTCCCCCCTGGCACCCCCGtccctctgccacaggctcCCTGGTCCCTGAACCCCCCAACATCCCCCAGCATCCCTGGTATGAGGGTCACAGCTGGCCTTGCCAAGACCCCCACTGAGCTCCGACCCGTTGTGCCGCAGGATGGGGGGTGACACAGAACAGGACAAGgaaccccccaccccacagtgACTCTGGTGCCAGttgccagctcctgcctctgcctctgaCCAGTGTCCCTGGCTGgaaccaaaaggaaaaggacCATGGTCATGACCAGGGCGTGACCTCCTCCACCCCAGCACCATGAGCACCAACCAGAGCCCTGTCACAGGGGCTCACTGAGCAGAAGCTGCAGCGGTGATGGTGGCGCTGGTGATGCCACCGCAGCCATTGCAGCAGACAAGGGtggggatgctggagcaggtttagTGCACGGTGAGGGGCTCTAGTGCTGGTGTGTAGTCTGGTACCAGTGCTGTCCCAGGTGGTCCCAGCTGAGGGGGCAGCAGAAACGGTGGCTGTTGGCATTAGGGGTGCCTGGCAGGGTCATCAGGAGGGCTCTGGGGACACAAAGGGGGGCTCAGTCCCCAGGGGTAGGATGGGACTCAGCCCCCACACTCCCCATTCCTGGTGATGGGCGAAGAGCCCTTGGTCCTTCCATCGGTGCTCTCCTGGGGCAGCCAGTTCTGGGGGCTCCCTTGGTGGGTCCTGGAGGACTGGAGGCTCTTCCCACACAACACACTCCAgcaggaggtgtccctgcccatagcagggggtggcactgggtgggcttcAAGGTCACTTCtcacccaaaccattccttgattccatgattccatgacaaGGGTCAAGAGGTGTTGATTTTCTTAGCCAAAGCCAAAGGACAAGCAGCAGATTCAAAGGAGAAGGAGGCCATGATGGACTCTCAGGTTGAGCTGGAGAACTCCTtgcctctggctgctgcagataCTCCAATTTGATAGGGAGTTAGGGAGACTCTGGGTGAGTTGGTGACAGCAAAATGCTTTGAGGCTCTTGACAGGCATCAAAACCCATCTGGGGCTGGAGATTCCGGAGCCCCACGGAGCTGAAATTGGCTCTGAGAAGTGGTGAAGAATCAGAAGTGCTGTCCCTGTTCCTGTGTGTTTTCCACACCTCCTGCTCTTAGTCCCTGCGGGAGACGGGTTTCCAGGGCTGATGGACCTTTGGTCCCCTCCCATAGAGCTGATTTTGTGGCTGGTTCTCCCAAAAATAGATGGAAAAGGCAGGGTTCAGGCATGGTGAGAAGGAAGCCTGGAGAGACTGAAGGTGTGTGAACTCTATTGAGAGGACCAGAAaggaaatcatggaatcatttggACTGGAAGCTTATCTtgttccacctccctgccatgggcagggacaccttccactagcccaggttgctccaagccccgtccaacctggcctggaacacttgcagggatggggcagccacagcttctctgggcaacctgtgccagggcctcaccaccctcccagggaaggattccttcccaatatcccatctaaccctgccctctgtccaCAGGAAGCCATTCTTctcttgtcctggcactccaggcccttgtccaaagtccctgtGGCCACTCCCAGCCCCCCACTGCACCCTGGCTGAGCCCACCTCTGCCCTGACACGTCACCTTCCCCTGGCCCCACctcccccagtgtccctgtcccGGGGCTTTGGGGTGTGggtgtcccagctcctgggagcagctggagcttccCTGGGGTTGGGATCCCAGCGCAGGTTCCCAGGATCCACTGCAGAACTCCCGCTGTGACCTCACGTGCCCGTCTCCATGGACGCAGCTCCCTAACACTGCCAGCCTGGCCAGCAGCCAACTGGaagccagggaagcagctggaaaacctCAGAGGAGGGAAGGTAAGTGCCTTAAAATCCCAAATATTGTACAGTCAcaacttcttccttttcccgCAGGGACCTGGGAGTTCTCTGACCCTCACACAGCCTTAAAACTCATCATTCCCCCAAAATTCCAGCGTCAGTGCAGCCTGAGCTGGGATTTTAGTGgatttattctggtttttacCCATCTTCTGGAATTTTGCAATTTTCCCTTAAAACTGACATGAATTGTATtaggaaatgggattttttaGTTGCAAATATCATGAAAACCAGAGACTTGTCAGACTCTGGCTCTAAATCCTGAATtccagctttctgtgctggaataaataattcagaaattcagCAAATCCTGAAGTTAATgcttaaaaaatgtttgaaaaccTGAATTTCACCAAattaatgcttaaaaatattagaaaaaacacagaatctCCTGATATTGAGACAGGGATATTGTTTTGCAGTGGGAGATACTGGTTTGGGATGGGAGATACTGGTTTGAAATGCAGCTGCCTCTTCAAACACCAGAATCTGTGAGGAAGGAATGGGATGGAACTGGACTCTCTCCTCCAAACTGTAGGAATATCCCAACGTTATATggcaaaaaaaaggagaaatttttaaaaatgtgcatttttggGTTTCTCCTGAGGCAACTTCAGGTGGGAAATACAAATCCAGGTGTGGCACCTGTGCTTCTGCCCCAGACATGGACAGTTCTGGGTCAAACACTTGAGCTGCCGGAAGAACCAGTTGGAAACCCGAGGGCCGGGGGGGAAAATGCTCCCTCAGAACTggtctgttttccttctgttccagTTTTCCAGAGATTGACTGAGATATGGCATCCAAACCTAAGGGGAAAGAAGACCCCGTGGCTGCTGGGAAAACCAAGGAAGGAACGAGGAGCAAGGATGGAGAGACGTCCACAGAAACAAGTGACGTGGAAAACCTCCTCCGGGAGAGGAAACTGTACCTGCAGGAGGAATGCGGGATCCTCACGGAACACCTGGACACCTACCTgggcaggacagagcagctcctgcGGGAAAGCAAATCCCTGGAAGAGGCGGCCCAGGGCACTCGGGAGCAGAGCCAGACTTTCCTGTCATGCGGAGCAAAGCTGGGCCGGGAGCGCCGGGATCTGCTCGTCACCCTGAACGAGCGGAATTGCCGGGATCTGGCCCAAAGCCAGGCGCAGAGGGAGCAGCTGATCCCGCAGTACGCcgggaaggagcaggagctgacGAGCTCCCTGAGGGACACGGAGGCCGAGGCCTCTCTCCTGGACacggagctggaggagctggagccgTACAAGGAGGTGTTGGCCCAGTCGGAGCAGAGggtgaaggagctggagcaggaattgCTGGGGACCAGGATCCGCTGTGCCGAGGAAACCCGCAACGTCAAGAGCAGGTTCCTGCAGGAAAAGGCCGCCTGCGAGCGGGAATTGCAGCGCAGGATGCAGCGGCTCACCTGGAGAGCGGAGGAGGTGGCGCTGCGGGCTCTGATCCAGCACGTGGAGCAGGTGAAGGCAGAGAACAGGCGCCTGCGCCGGGAGCTGCTCGGCCTCATCCAACACTCCCAGGGCCTCAGGGACGCCCAGATGCGGCTGCGGgatcagcaggagcagctgctccgGGAGAACCGGTGTGCCCAGCGGGTGGCACTGGTGACACCAGAGCGGAGCCCCCGGTGCCGCCGGGACAACCCGCTGTGCCCTCCTGGGCAGGGGTGGCCACGGACCCCGAACCGCCCGagctgcagaaaataaacacGGCAGCGACCAGAGCCTTTCAGCAGTGGAAGCAGGGAAGGGTTTGAGCCCTGATCACAAGGATCCATACAATATATTCATGGAATATATCCATATCTGTGTTCTActtccagggaggtggtggtggccCCATCCACCTCATCccagtgttcaaggtcaggttggatggggctgggagcaacccgggatactggaaggtgtccctgcccctgcagaGGGGTGagactggatgggctttaaggtccctccaacccaaaccattccaggattccatgaaaTTAGGGCACCCCCAGTGCAAAAGGCTTGTGTGAGAGAGACCTGTGCCCACAGCAGTGgctctggggctctgcaggagggagggagcagggaccATCCCCGGGAGCTCTGATGTCATTGGGAACAGGTGGGATAGAGCTggagctctgctccaggctctggatGAGATCCAGGTGTGGATTGCCAGATGACAGAGGCTTCAGTGGTCACTCCTGCCAGGGAAAAGGCTGGTAATCAACTcatacaaaaaacccctaaaccaACATCCTTGGCTGTAATTTGAGGTGATTTCAGCCCCCCGGGTTTGGCTGCAGGTAAAGGACTCTCCGGAGCACCAACACAAACTCACCGGCTCTGGTgctgtggagtctcctcccgatggagggggtttgggaaggACAGGGCTCCCACACCTGTGTTGGCAATCCCAGCCCTCTCCCAACAGCCATGGAAACGAAGGTCTCCACACGAGGCAGCACACGCTGGAAAACGCTGGCAAATCAGGATTTTCCCTTATTCCCATCGAGTCGAACTGTTGACCTGGAATGAAGCTGATGTGGAGAGTCAGTCCAAGCACCCAGTGAGACACTGAGGAACTTCcttgtgcagctgctgtgcttcagGCTGCTGCTTCACTAGGGATTTGGATTCCCGCTCATCTACCAAGCAGGAATGCACCAGGAATCCACAGGACTTACAGAATTTAAGCTTGTGCACCTTCAGCAGCAGGGACTAGATCAGGAACAGCATTCCAGACCCTGGGCCAAAGGAAACACCAGTGGAATGCAGCTCTGATGGGGAGTCCAGATGCAGGCTTTCAGCTGGTGATTAATTATCTCAATCAAAGGGACTCGGGAGAAAGTGTTtccaggctggggcaggaaggaTGGGGGAAACAGGGGTGACAGCTACAGGAATGGACTGGAACCAGTTTCAGGTGAATTCGGTTTCCTGCAATCATGGAACACCTGACCGAGCTCACTCAAGCATCGTATCCATTGGGGACGAGACCTCCAGCCTGGTTTTTCAGGGAAGCAATCCCAGTGGAGGCAGGAGAGGTctcagcagaggagcaggagtcCCTGAGCTCCTTTTCCCTCAAAATGATCCAACTCAAAAGTCCGGAGCCAATCCTGCCCCACTGGCACCAGGCTCTGGGGTCTGGCGcttctcccacctcccctggagctgcttcccctccccagTGGGGCCTCTGGGCtgatggggaggccctggtcTGACGAGGGCTGGAATTTCGGATCCCTCCACTGAAGAGAGGCTGGAGTTTGTCACTGCTCggctgcagagctgagatgTGGAGGCCCATCCTGAGCAGCCTCTTGGCTGATTATTTTAGTGTTTATTAAATACCTTGGGAACGGGATGTGCAGAAAGATGGATtgacattggaaaaaaaaggagtggtTTCCACTTTAATACAGATGGTGGCAAAAATCTACAGGAATCAAGATGAGGTTTGTTgtaacatgaggaaaaaaactgggAAATAAAGTTAAGAGATGTTAGGAAAAAGGATGGAAGAAGTAGCCAAAGTTtggaaaaaagctgaaaaggatTTCTTCTTCCATATTATCATGGAATTggggaatcccaggatggtttgggttggagggactTAAAAACTcctcttgttccaccccctgccatgggcagggacacttcccactatcccaggtcgctccaagccccatccaacctggcctagaacacttccagggttcAGGCAGCTaaagcttctctgggcaatctgtgccagggcctcacgACCTTCACAGGGAATAATTtattcccaatatcccatcccaTAACCTTGTCcgtgggaagccattcccccttttcctggcactccaggcccttggcAAAAGTCACTGGAGCAGGATCAGGTGGgttaaagaaagaaggaaactcAAGGGCTGTGCTAAAACCACTTTAataattggaaagaaaagttaaaatattggaagggagaaaaaaagccccaaagagaagcaaatcccccccgtgtccccctcagctgccccccaaccccccagcCATGGCTCAGGGAGGGCGTCCCCTGGGCTTGTCCAGTGTCCCCCTGCAGCGGGGGGTCCCCGTGCCCCCCGGCCCGTCCTGCCGTCCTGGTGACACCGGTGGCTCCGTTCCTGAGCCCTCGTCTGGGCCGGGCACGGTGGCAGAGGTGACAGCGGTGTCCTCGTGGCTCAGGGGGTGCCGATGGCCACTGCCAGGGCCAGCATTGCCAGGAGGAGCCCAGTGAGGCTTGGGGGTTCCCTGTGGATGCTGCTGCCTGCGGGGGCAGGAGAACAAAGtcagagggagctgggcaggggaaagggggaCCCAGGGTGGGCAGGATCTGAGGGGAGGTCAGCGGAGTTGTGGGGTGTCCAACCAGCCTGTACCAGGCCAGATCCAGCTGTCCTACACCGTGTCACACCATACCATGTTGtgtcatcccatcccatcccttcctATCCCATATCAtgccaggagagcagctggagccGTCCAATGCTGCACACAAAGCTCTGCGACCCCCATCTGCTGCCCCACTACAGACCCCCTGTTCCAGCAGAGCCAGTGCCCTGGTGCCACCCCCGCCCTGTCCCTACGCCCGACCTCAGGTGTCCCCACCCCAGGGATGTCACCTCGGAGCCACGCGCAGTTGTATTTGCTGTGCACGCCGTGGGGGCGGAGCTGGATGTGGGTTTTGGCCCCTTGGCGGGTGACACTGGTGACATTAAAGGTCTCGAAGGGCGGGATGAGGACTTCCTCCTCCCAGGGCATGAAGGAGAAGTCCCGGATGGCGGCGCCGTGGCAGGTGTCCAGCTCGAAGAAGGTGTCGGTGCCGAACCTCTCGGCAATTTCTTTGTTCAGGGAGGCAGAGGTGAACTGGCCAAAGCGGACGATGTCTCCGGGCTGGGCAGTGAACCGGATCCCTCGGACCCCCCGGAACACGTGGAGGCAGCGGGGGTGGGTCTGGGCATCCCGCAGGTCATCCAGGGCCTCGGTCAGCAGGAAATGCACCAACTTGAAGTGAAATTTGTCCAGATATTCCTGGCGGGAGTGCCCGGCCGTGGGCACGGCCCTGTTGAACTCCTTGTACAAATCTGTCTCCAATGTGTATGCCAGGAGGGCAATGGCCTCTTCCTTCCAACGCAGAgaccccagggctgggtggcTGTGCCATTTGACAGTGGCATCATCCCAGGCCTTGGAGTAGTTGCTGTTGGGGCCAAGCTCGGAGCGGTTgagagccagcagctcctccaccaTTTCGTTGCTGCAGTCCTGGTACTGGTCATCGAAGGCATTGGGGGCCATGTCCAGTGCCATCTCCTTGATGCCAGTGGCCGAGGGCAtggccagcagcaccagcagcaggagctccatGGTGGGCAGAGACTctccagggaccccccaggcACTGTGGGGACGCAGGCAGGGCCGCGGCCGCTTCCtctgggagggactggggaggtggggagggggagcggggTCAGCCCGGGGAGAGGGGGACACCCCCGGCCGCACCCCCGGCCAGGAGCCCCCCGGCCACGTCCCAGCACTGCCCCGACCCCCACCCCGGTCCCACGGGCCATCGCCCCCCATGCCCAGCACCCCGGCCCCGGTCCCCGCAGCCCCACGGCGTCACCCCGGGAGCCCGGCCCCAAGTGTTACCTGTGCCCTGCGCTGGGTGTGGGGTCTGGGTGCTGCTCCCGGCCCCCACTGAGCTCCTGCAGAGGGGACACGAGGCTGCTCTGGCTTTTTTATGGCTGGGATGGTTGGGGCTGGGTCCAGaccctccttcctgctcccaggtAATTTTACTGTCCCCCCACAGCACCCGGAGCAGCCGCTGCCCCCTCTGagcccagggatgggcaggaacCCCCCAGCAAatcccctctgctcctgtctGTGTCTAGTGGCTTGAGACAACTCggcagaagaaaaagcaaaaacgAAAGTTGCACAAGCAAAACGAAAcccctgattttattttctacttcccATCCACGGGCAATGTCcggcagggcagagcagagaggcagaatcctcccctcccctgctgcccacgctgggggatcagcccagtACACGGGGGGGTCTGGGATGGGGCATGTCCCGcctccccccagcagcacccccaggtccttctcccagggctgctccatctgttcatccccagcctggatgGATCCCGGGCGTTGCCCCGACCCTtgtgcagcaccagcacttggCCTCGTTAAACCTCAGGAGATCCCCGTGGGCCACTTCTCGAGCTTGTCTGGGTGCCTCTGGGTGGCCccgtccttcaggtgtgtcaccTGCACCCTCAGCTTGGTggcacctgcagagctgctgagggtgCCCTCGACCCCTTCGTCTGTGCCATTAGTGAAGACATTAAATCACACTGGTCCCAGCACGGACCCCTGAGGGGCACCACTGGCCACTGATGTCCATCGGGACTCTGAGCCCTCTGGATGGGATCATCCAACCAATTCCCAAGCCACCCAacagcccctgtccctgtggaATCCATCACTCTGCAGTTTGGAGGGAAGGCTGTTGTGGGCACCGTGGCACAGGTTTTACAGAAGTGCTGATCGATGACACCCAGGGCCCTTCCCTTGCCCACTGATGGGAGTCACCCCAGCCAAGAAGGCCACTGGGTTGGTCACGCAGGACTTACCCTTGGTGAAGCCATGCTAGGTGTCCCCAGTCACCTCCATGTTCCTCAGCAGAAGCTCTGGAAGGATTTGTTCCATGACCTTCCTGGGCCCAGAGCTGAGGCTGACAGGGCAGGAGTTCCCACTGctgtcctttcttccctttttaaagatgggtcCTGTGctcccctttttccagtcacccAGGACTTCCCCTGACTGCCAGGACTTTTCAAATATCCTGGGGAGTGGCTTAGCAGCTCCATCTGTGCATGCCTGACCCCCCCATGCTCCACCcttctgtcagggagttgcagagagcgagaaggtcccccccaatcctccttttctccaggttgagcccccccagctccctcagccactcctggtgctccagtgccttccccagctccgttcccttccgtggacatgctccagcccctcagtgtcctgtacctggggaccccagagctgcccccaggactggaggtgcctcagcagtgccagcacagggggatgggCAATGTTGGGTCTTGGCCCATCAATCCTGGGCCCGTC is part of the Chiroxiphia lanceolata isolate bChiLan1 chromosome 1, bChiLan1.pri, whole genome shotgun sequence genome and encodes:
- the CCDC166 gene encoding coiled-coil domain-containing protein 166, encoding MASKPKGKEDPVAAGKTKEGTRSKDGETSTETSDVENLLRERKLYLQEECGILTEHLDTYLGRTEQLLRESKSLEEAAQGTREQSQTFLSCGAKLGRERRDLLVTLNERNCRDLAQSQAQREQLIPQYAGKEQELTSSLRDTEAEASLLDTELEELEPYKEVLAQSEQRVKELEQELLGTRIRCAEETRNVKSRFLQEKAACERELQRRMQRLTWRAEEVALRALIQHVEQVKAENRRLRRELLGLIQHSQGLRDAQMRLRDQQEQLLRENRCAQRVALVTPERSPRCRRDNPLCPPGQGWPRTPNRPSCRK
- the LOC116797973 gene encoding erythroblast NAD(P)(+)--arginine ADP-ribosyltransferase-like gives rise to the protein MELLLLVLLAMPSATGIKEMALDMAPNAFDDQYQDCSNEMVEELLALNRSELGPNSNYSKAWDDATVKWHSHPALGSLRWKEEAIALLAYTLETDLYKEFNRAVPTAGHSRQEYLDKFHFKLVHFLLTEALDDLRDAQTHPRCLHVFRGVRGIRFTAQPGDIVRFGQFTSASLNKEIAERFGTDTFFELDTCHGAAIRDFSFMPWEEEVLIPPFETFNVTSVTRQGAKTHIQLRPHGVHSKYNCAWLRGSSIHREPPSLTGLLLAMLALAVAIGTP